A stretch of the Sphingobacterium thalpophilum genome encodes the following:
- a CDS encoding transporter — translation MKSITIKLLLLLFIGLPLSSRACDICGCGVGSYYIGILPQFNKRFVGVRYQYKSLQTHLGPTGNRIPISAEETYQSLELWGAWNLGSRWRIMAIVPYNFNARNIPGSGEVGRMNGLGDIVVYGYYKIFEQMGSTKSNQMFNHSLWVGAGVKAPSGKYDPAQRSATSQDAPNNFQLGTASTDFMINLAYDIRVMDLGLNTNVSYKMNTENKYDYRYGNKLSVNSLLYYKVNIKDRVRLSPNAGVGYETQPKDVSMQRYDVAQSGGYSLAGIAGIEVNIGKVNLGANYQTLLSQKLADGRAKAGGRWLTHISYSF, via the coding sequence ATGAAGTCGATAACGATAAAATTACTTCTATTGCTATTTATTGGGCTGCCCTTATCCTCTAGGGCCTGTGACATCTGCGGTTGTGGTGTTGGAAGCTATTATATTGGTATTCTTCCGCAGTTCAATAAACGTTTTGTCGGGGTACGCTACCAATACAAAAGTTTGCAGACGCATCTTGGTCCTACAGGCAACCGTATTCCGATCAGTGCAGAAGAAACGTATCAAAGTCTGGAACTCTGGGGCGCTTGGAATTTGGGAAGCCGCTGGCGTATCATGGCAATAGTTCCCTATAATTTCAATGCGAGAAATATTCCGGGCAGTGGCGAAGTTGGGCGAATGAATGGCCTCGGCGATATTGTGGTCTATGGTTATTATAAAATTTTTGAACAAATGGGCAGTACCAAATCGAATCAGATGTTTAATCATTCGCTCTGGGTAGGTGCGGGAGTGAAAGCTCCTTCGGGCAAATATGATCCTGCGCAACGTTCAGCTACTAGCCAGGATGCACCAAATAATTTTCAGCTGGGTACGGCGAGCACAGATTTCATGATCAATCTGGCTTATGATATCAGGGTGATGGATCTGGGGCTCAACACCAATGTCAGCTATAAAATGAATACTGAAAATAAATATGACTACCGTTATGGAAACAAGTTGTCCGTGAATTCACTCCTGTATTATAAGGTTAATATAAAAGATAGGGTACGGCTTTCTCCCAATGCCGGAGTTGGCTATGAAACGCAACCCAAGGACGTCAGTATGCAGCGCTATGATGTAGCGCAGTCAGGAGGTTATAGCCTGGCCGGGATTGCGGGCATTGAAGTCAATATAGGCAAGGTTAACCTTGGGGCAAATTACCAAACTTTGCTGTCACAGAAGCTGGCAGATGGAAGGGCCAAGGCAGGAGGCCGATGGCTGACGCATATATCATATAGTTTTTAA
- a CDS encoding alanine dehydrogenase: MNELGKLANQAMISPKEMLFEKKKNAKSLFIGIPKEISFQEKRICLTPLAVALLVENGHEVVIETGAGAGANFLDHHYSEQGARIVSSREEVYQADLIIKVGSPTVAEVKLMKERQLLLSSQQPSLMNVEVLKALMHKKITAISYEYLRDEGGCLAVVRAMSEIVGATATLIAGEYLSNAFGGKGLMLGGVTGVASTEVVIIGAGTVGEQAARTALALGAEVKVFDNSIYKLRRLQNNLGSRVFTSVIQPIILNKAVISSDVVIGALRARNGRSACVISEETVSKMKPNSVIIDVSIDQGGNFETSEVTSHDKPVFRKFDVIHYCVPNIASRVARTATYAMSNIFTSILLDFAELGGLRNAIWKNPGIRSSIYLYQGNLTNADMADRFNMTAKDLDLLVVSSL, encoded by the coding sequence ATGAATGAGTTAGGGAAGCTTGCGAATCAGGCCATGATTTCTCCAAAAGAGATGTTGTTTGAGAAGAAAAAGAATGCAAAAAGTCTTTTTATCGGTATTCCAAAAGAAATCTCCTTCCAGGAAAAGCGTATATGCTTGACTCCATTGGCGGTTGCCTTGTTGGTCGAGAATGGGCATGAGGTCGTGATTGAAACTGGTGCGGGTGCCGGGGCGAACTTTTTGGACCATCACTACAGCGAGCAGGGCGCGCGGATTGTTTCTTCCAGGGAGGAGGTGTATCAGGCCGATCTGATCATTAAAGTAGGCAGCCCGACTGTGGCAGAAGTTAAGTTGATGAAGGAGAGACAACTGCTATTGTCGTCGCAGCAGCCCTCGCTGATGAATGTGGAGGTACTGAAAGCATTGATGCATAAAAAGATTACTGCGATTTCCTATGAGTATTTAAGAGATGAGGGCGGTTGTTTGGCGGTGGTTCGCGCTATGAGCGAAATTGTGGGGGCGACAGCGACTTTGATTGCCGGTGAATATTTGAGCAATGCATTTGGGGGGAAGGGCCTGATGCTCGGAGGAGTTACAGGAGTAGCTTCGACGGAGGTCGTGATTATAGGTGCTGGGACCGTAGGCGAGCAGGCTGCACGAACGGCGCTGGCGCTCGGAGCGGAGGTGAAGGTATTTGACAATTCCATCTATAAACTGAGACGGCTGCAAAATAATCTGGGCAGCAGGGTTTTTACATCTGTGATACAACCGATTATTTTAAATAAAGCTGTTATTAGTTCAGACGTCGTCATTGGTGCATTGCGTGCCCGCAATGGGCGTTCGGCCTGCGTAATTTCCGAAGAAACGGTGTCCAAAATGAAGCCTAATTCGGTGATTATCGATGTGAGTATTGATCAAGGCGGAAATTTTGAGACCTCAGAGGTAACTTCACACGATAAGCCTGTCTTTCGCAAATTTGATGTGATTCATTATTGTGTCCCCAATATTGCTTCGCGTGTGGCGCGGACAGCCACCTATGCCATGAGCAATATTTTCACCTCTATATTGTTGGATTTTGCGGAGCTCGGAGGCCTGAGAAATGCCATCTGGAAGAATCCGGGGATCAGGAGTTCCATTTACCTTTATCAGGGCAACCTGACGAATGCTGATATGGCCGACCGCTTTAATATGACTGCCAAAGATCTGGATCTATTGGTCGTGTCTTCACTATAA
- a CDS encoding tetratricopeptide repeat protein produces the protein MSKNTNNTNQGFKPSKGSFFQDNQKSVVFILGGVVVLILLYFGYQKLYLQPRAEEASNRMYKAEQLAPIDSLQNKAISGDGSFLGFKQIAEEYSNTKSANIANAYLGGLYLRQGKFDEAVKALEKYSPTGSQILDPLVIGLTGDAYSELKDYKKAADYYKQASEKSSNSYTTPLFLKKLGLVYEAQNDYKSAETAYKKIKTDFPESQEASTIDGLLGRVQAHL, from the coding sequence ATGTCTAAAAATACAAATAATACAAATCAAGGTTTCAAACCTTCAAAAGGATCTTTTTTTCAAGATAATCAGAAGAGCGTAGTCTTTATCTTAGGCGGTGTCGTTGTTTTGATTCTTCTTTATTTCGGGTATCAGAAGCTTTATTTACAGCCTAGAGCCGAAGAGGCTTCCAACCGGATGTATAAAGCAGAGCAGCTTGCCCCCATCGATTCATTACAAAACAAAGCTATCTCTGGTGACGGATCCTTCCTTGGATTTAAACAAATTGCTGAAGAATATTCAAATACAAAATCGGCTAATATTGCTAACGCTTATTTAGGTGGCCTTTACTTACGTCAGGGAAAATTTGATGAAGCAGTAAAGGCACTCGAAAAATATTCGCCAACCGGCAGTCAGATTTTAGACCCACTGGTCATCGGTCTTACCGGTGATGCTTATTCTGAACTAAAGGATTACAAAAAAGCAGCAGACTACTACAAACAAGCTTCGGAGAAATCGAGCAATTCGTACACCACCCCGTTATTTTTGAAAAAATTGGGTCTTGTATATGAAGCGCAAAACGATTATAAAAGTGCAGAAACTGCGTATAAAAAAATCAAAACAGACTTCCCCGAAAGTCAGGAGGCCTCGACAATCGACGGTCTGTTAGGCAGAGTACAAGCGCATCTATAA
- a CDS encoding cytochrome-c peroxidase, with protein sequence MKKFLVIGLLLGLVWACKKADDIAGDIFVGFVRPGNFPEPVYKFERNPITEDVFELGRQLFYEPRLSRNNTIACGSCHILSAAFTHHGHDVSHGIDDRLGIRNPMPIFNMAWQREFFWDGGVFDLDMSPVNAITNPVEMDESVSNVLSKLRKDSDYQQRFKKAFGSAGITDERFFKALSQFMLMAISANAKYDQVMRKENGARFTEPEKKGYVFFQANCARCHAEPLFTDRDYHNNGLSPNHANDIGRDTVTLNHNDRYKFKTPSLRNLSYTGPYMHDGRFLTLDRVLEHYRTGMVDSKTVDSGFRKADGTLGIAMTEEEKANLLAFLRTLNDDSFVSNKKLGEPGNTGFVVN encoded by the coding sequence ATGAAAAAGTTCCTTGTCATTGGGCTGCTGTTAGGGCTCGTGTGGGCCTGTAAAAAAGCAGATGATATTGCCGGAGACATCTTTGTGGGATTTGTTCGTCCGGGTAATTTCCCTGAGCCTGTCTATAAATTTGAGCGAAACCCGATTACAGAAGATGTTTTTGAACTGGGGCGACAGTTGTTTTACGAACCTCGTCTCTCACGCAACAATACCATCGCCTGTGGAAGTTGTCATATTCTTTCCGCTGCCTTCACCCATCATGGCCATGATGTGAGCCATGGTATCGACGATCGTCTGGGTATACGTAATCCCATGCCTATTTTCAATATGGCCTGGCAGCGAGAATTTTTCTGGGATGGTGGTGTCTTTGACCTGGATATGTCGCCGGTCAACGCCATTACAAATCCGGTAGAAATGGACGAATCCGTGAGCAATGTGCTGAGCAAACTGCGGAAGGACTCGGATTATCAGCAGCGTTTTAAAAAAGCCTTTGGCAGCGCAGGTATTACGGACGAACGTTTCTTCAAAGCGCTTTCACAGTTTATGCTCATGGCGATCAGTGCCAATGCTAAGTATGATCAGGTCATGCGGAAAGAGAATGGTGCCAGGTTTACCGAGCCTGAAAAGAAAGGGTACGTGTTTTTTCAGGCCAATTGCGCACGATGCCATGCCGAACCGCTTTTTACGGACCGCGATTACCACAACAACGGCCTATCGCCCAATCATGCAAATGATATTGGCAGGGATACGGTGACTTTAAATCATAACGACAGGTATAAGTTCAAAACTCCAAGCCTGCGAAATCTTTCCTATACAGGACCTTATATGCACGACGGCAGGTTCCTGACATTGGATCGCGTACTGGAACATTATCGCACAGGAATGGTCGATTCAAAAACTGTGGATAGTGGTTTCCGTAAAGCTGACGGTACTTTGGGCATTGCGATGACCGAGGAAGAAAAAGCTAATCTGCTCGCTTTCCTCAGGACGCTGAATGATGATTCTTTTGTCAGCAACAAAAAGCTGGGCGAGCCTGGAAATACTGGGTTTGTGGTCAACTAA
- a CDS encoding DUF4920 domain-containing protein: protein MKKIVLLFSLVLAVSSQSHAQKKVIPPARPGVKYGKEIVADHAITVNKLDKVLSNKSTFQGKIEGKVVEVCKKKGCFMTLQRDSGEPVMVRFKDYGFFMPADIIGRTVVVEGVARKKETSVADLQHVAKDLGKSQAEISLITQPKKDISIIADAVLVVK, encoded by the coding sequence ATGAAAAAAATCGTTTTATTGTTTTCGTTGGTCCTTGCTGTTAGCAGTCAGTCACACGCGCAAAAGAAAGTAATACCACCGGCAAGACCCGGCGTAAAATATGGGAAAGAAATTGTCGCAGACCATGCAATTACCGTAAATAAGCTAGATAAAGTGCTCAGCAATAAGAGTACTTTCCAGGGCAAAATCGAAGGGAAAGTGGTGGAAGTCTGTAAAAAGAAAGGCTGCTTCATGACCTTACAGCGCGATTCAGGAGAGCCGGTAATGGTGCGCTTCAAAGATTACGGCTTCTTTATGCCTGCAGATATCATCGGCAGAACAGTAGTCGTGGAAGGCGTAGCCAGGAAAAAAGAAACATCTGTCGCAGACTTACAGCATGTCGCAAAAGACCTTGGTAAATCGCAAGCCGAAATTAGCCTGATTACACAACCTAAAAAAGATATCAGCATCATCGCAGATGCTGTGCTTGTGGTAAAATGA
- a CDS encoding 2,3,4,5-tetrahydropyridine-2,6-dicarboxylate N-succinyltransferase, with amino-acid sequence MVEPLKKLIEEAWEDRQLLEYKEYSEAIRTVIMKLDSGEIRVAELIGTRWHVNDWIKKAVILYFPINDMREMTAGPFVFHDKMKLKTDYKHTGVRVVPGASARLGAYLAKGVIMMPSYVNIGAYVDEGTMVDTWATVGSCAQIGKHVHLSGGVGIGGVLEPVQAAPVIIEDNVFVGSRAIVVEGVRVEKEAVLGANVVLTASTKIIDVTGPEPVEYKGYVPARSVVIPGSYTKKFAAGEYQVPCALIIGQRKESTDKKTSLNDALRDHNVAV; translated from the coding sequence ATGGTAGAGCCACTAAAAAAACTGATTGAGGAAGCGTGGGAAGATAGACAATTATTAGAGTATAAGGAATATTCGGAAGCTATTCGTACTGTCATCATGAAGTTGGACAGCGGTGAGATCCGCGTAGCGGAATTGATTGGTACCAGATGGCATGTAAACGACTGGATCAAAAAAGCTGTTATCTTGTATTTCCCGATCAATGATATGCGTGAAATGACTGCAGGCCCTTTCGTATTTCACGATAAAATGAAGTTAAAAACGGACTACAAACACACGGGTGTACGCGTTGTTCCGGGTGCTTCTGCGCGCTTAGGCGCATATCTGGCCAAAGGGGTTATTATGATGCCTTCGTATGTTAACATCGGTGCTTATGTTGACGAAGGCACAATGGTCGACACGTGGGCAACAGTAGGTTCTTGTGCACAGATCGGCAAACATGTACATTTAAGTGGCGGAGTTGGTATCGGTGGTGTATTGGAGCCGGTTCAGGCTGCTCCGGTGATCATCGAAGATAACGTATTTGTAGGTTCCAGAGCCATTGTTGTCGAAGGTGTTCGCGTTGAGAAGGAGGCGGTATTGGGCGCGAATGTCGTATTGACAGCTTCCACAAAAATTATTGACGTCACCGGCCCCGAACCTGTTGAATATAAAGGTTATGTTCCAGCACGGTCAGTCGTAATCCCGGGTTCATACACCAAAAAATTTGCCGCAGGGGAATACCAGGTACCTTGTGCACTGATCATTGGTCAACGTAAAGAATCTACCGATAAGAAAACCTCTTTGAACGACGCCCTACGCGACCACAACGTAGCAGTTTAA
- a CDS encoding nucleoside-diphosphate sugar epimerase/dehydratase has product MLSKVSIVPRWIIFLLDIFSVSMAYLLANVIYYDFNFDFLTDIDFSIRFILFISVCSLSFYLFKMYTGIIRYTSAIDSIRILSTIIFSVFVLLVIKLIIQANEIERNIPTALIIFFALFSFLILTVYRTIIKIFFLYTKKVNGTRKKTLIYGAGDLGIAVKRTLDHDIRSKNAIIGFLDDNDQKINKVIDGTKIYSSKKFSHLIGTLNVEEVIIASHNIPSERKNEITDIALERNVSILTLPPVKKIMNGDLNPNQIQKIKIEDLLERDPIKINDDHILNQTKGKRILVTGAAGSIGSEIASQLGKYEPQMIILCDQAESPLHNLQLDLQDEFPNQVYHTYIADIRSTKRMRLLFETFKPHYVYHAAAYKHVPMMENHPLEAVQTNVMGTKNLADLAVEFQVEKFVFVSTDKAVNPTNIMGATKRIAEIYVQSLNNHLESQTHGTANTKFITTRFGNVLGSNGSVIPRFRDQIQKGGPVTVTHPEITRYFMTIPEACRLVLEAGAMGQGGEIFVFDMGKSVKIVELAKKMIRLSGFKPNEDIEIKFTGLRPGEKLYEELLNDLENTLPTHHEKIMIAKVRENDYSIVSLKLDELNRRLATQNKNEVVYQMKIIVPEFKSKNSIYEQLDKEIELSNESERKS; this is encoded by the coding sequence ATGCTTAGTAAAGTCAGTATCGTACCCAGATGGATCATCTTTTTGTTGGATATTTTCAGCGTCTCCATGGCTTATCTCCTCGCAAACGTCATTTATTACGACTTTAACTTTGACTTTCTAACTGACATAGACTTCAGTATCCGATTCATCCTTTTTATCAGCGTCTGCTCTTTGTCTTTTTACCTGTTCAAGATGTATACAGGGATAATTCGTTACACAAGCGCGATAGATTCCATACGCATATTATCGACGATCATATTCAGTGTCTTCGTTCTTTTGGTGATCAAATTAATCATTCAGGCCAACGAAATTGAACGCAACATTCCTACCGCATTGATTATATTCTTTGCCCTGTTTTCCTTTCTAATTCTGACCGTTTACCGGACTATCATAAAGATTTTCTTTCTCTATACCAAGAAAGTGAATGGCACCAGAAAGAAAACGCTGATCTATGGTGCAGGAGATTTGGGCATTGCAGTCAAAAGAACCTTAGATCACGATATTCGCTCCAAAAATGCCATCATCGGATTTTTGGATGACAACGACCAGAAAATCAACAAAGTCATCGACGGAACCAAAATCTATTCCTCGAAAAAGTTCAGCCATCTGATCGGCACCCTCAACGTTGAGGAAGTCATCATTGCCTCGCACAACATTCCGTCGGAACGCAAAAACGAAATTACAGACATAGCATTAGAACGCAATGTCAGTATCCTGACGCTTCCACCAGTGAAAAAGATAATGAATGGGGACCTCAATCCCAATCAGATACAGAAAATAAAAATCGAGGATCTGCTCGAACGCGATCCGATTAAAATCAATGACGACCATATCCTGAACCAGACAAAGGGCAAAAGGATATTGGTCACCGGTGCGGCAGGTTCCATTGGAAGCGAAATTGCCTCCCAGTTGGGAAAATATGAACCGCAGATGATTATTCTTTGCGACCAGGCTGAATCACCGTTACACAATTTGCAATTGGACCTGCAGGATGAATTTCCCAATCAGGTGTACCACACATATATTGCAGATATCCGGAGCACGAAAAGAATGCGCCTGCTCTTTGAAACCTTCAAGCCCCATTATGTGTATCACGCAGCGGCCTATAAGCATGTGCCTATGATGGAAAACCACCCTCTGGAAGCTGTGCAGACCAATGTCATGGGGACAAAAAACCTTGCTGATCTGGCCGTGGAATTTCAGGTCGAAAAATTTGTGTTTGTGTCCACAGATAAAGCAGTCAACCCCACCAATATTATGGGTGCAACAAAACGCATAGCCGAAATATATGTGCAGTCCCTAAACAACCATCTGGAGAGCCAGACTCACGGCACCGCGAATACGAAATTCATTACCACCCGCTTTGGCAATGTACTCGGCTCAAACGGATCGGTAATACCCAGGTTCAGAGACCAAATTCAAAAAGGAGGGCCTGTTACGGTAACCCACCCCGAAATCACGCGCTATTTTATGACGATTCCTGAGGCCTGCCGCTTAGTACTGGAAGCTGGGGCTATGGGACAGGGAGGAGAGATATTCGTCTTTGACATGGGCAAATCGGTCAAGATTGTTGAACTTGCGAAGAAAATGATCCGGCTTTCGGGTTTCAAACCTAACGAAGATATCGAAATAAAATTCACAGGATTAAGACCCGGGGAAAAACTGTACGAAGAGCTATTAAACGACTTGGAAAACACCCTCCCCACACATCACGAGAAAATTATGATTGCCAAAGTACGGGAAAATGATTACAGCATCGTGAGCCTCAAACTCGATGAACTAAACCGCCGTTTAGCGACACAAAACAAAAACGAGGTTGTCTATCAAATGAAAATCATTGTACCGGAGTTTAAAAGTAAAAATTCCATCTATGAACAGCTGGACAAGGAAATTGAGCTGTCAAATGAGTCAGAACGCAAAAGTTAA
- a CDS encoding RNA-binding S4 domain-containing protein produces the protein MAATSEKLRIDKYLWSIRVFKTRTLATEACKAGRVKLNGQNIKPSYEVKIGDVYHIQKGIEKKVVKVIGLLERRVDAKTAVQFYEDQTPVEETVGYKSMFHAPVLKRDRGTGRPTKKDRREIDDLQASDWWDKEDE, from the coding sequence ATGGCTGCTACATCAGAAAAATTAAGAATTGACAAATATTTATGGTCAATCAGAGTATTTAAAACGCGTACTTTAGCTACTGAAGCCTGTAAGGCTGGGCGAGTGAAGCTGAATGGTCAGAATATTAAGCCTTCTTATGAGGTTAAAATTGGGGATGTTTATCATATTCAGAAAGGTATAGAGAAAAAAGTCGTTAAGGTTATTGGCCTGCTGGAGCGCCGGGTAGATGCGAAGACGGCGGTCCAATTTTATGAGGACCAGACACCTGTCGAAGAGACGGTAGGCTATAAATCAATGTTTCATGCACCAGTGCTCAAACGTGACCGTGGCACAGGGCGTCCCACCAAAAAAGACAGACGTGAAATTGATGACCTTCAGGCATCAGACTGGTGGGACAAGGAGGATGAGTAA
- the ribH gene encoding 6,7-dimethyl-8-ribityllumazine synthase has product MASSIKNLSDFSHIQVADASPFRFAIVVAQWNAEITGALLNGAISGLEKHGAKESNIEIIEVPGSFELTSGADIALRNQSFDAVICLGCVIQGETRHFDFICNAVANGISNVGLKYNKPVIFGVLTTDNLQQALDRAGGKHGNKGEEAAITAIQMATIAQKF; this is encoded by the coding sequence ATGGCAAGTAGCATTAAAAATTTATCCGACTTTTCGCATATTCAAGTTGCGGATGCAAGCCCGTTCAGATTTGCAATAGTAGTGGCACAATGGAACGCAGAGATTACCGGCGCGTTATTGAATGGTGCAATCTCCGGCTTAGAGAAGCACGGTGCAAAAGAAAGCAATATCGAAATCATTGAGGTCCCCGGAAGCTTCGAACTAACCTCCGGAGCAGATATCGCATTGAGAAACCAAAGTTTTGATGCAGTCATTTGTTTAGGCTGTGTGATCCAGGGCGAAACCAGACATTTCGACTTTATCTGCAATGCCGTGGCTAACGGGATTTCTAATGTTGGACTGAAATATAACAAACCTGTTATCTTCGGCGTGCTGACAACGGACAATCTTCAGCAGGCCTTGGACCGCGCAGGTGGCAAACACGGCAATAAAGGCGAAGAGGCTGCGATCACCGCAATTCAGATGGCTACCATAGCGCAGAAATTCTAG
- the folP gene encoding dihydropteroate synthase, with protein sequence MKKFHTARSQSINVGGTLLTFEKPVIMGILNVTPDSFYDGGEHTTVDEALKKATALLQSGAHILDIGAYSSRPGAPLISSQEEMDRALPPIHAIKKAFPEAILSIDTFRADVAAAAIDAGVHIVNDVSGGTLDEEMFATVAKYQVPYILMHMRGTPENMQEQTTYSDIVTDVAIFLGERIAQLRDLGVKDIIIDPGFGFAKTVEQNYELLYRIEELHYFGLPILGGISRKSMIYKKLGITAQEALNGTTALNTLLLERGVQLLRVHDVKEARQLVDLFF encoded by the coding sequence ATGAAAAAATTCCATACAGCGAGATCTCAGTCTATCAATGTCGGCGGTACCTTGCTGACCTTTGAAAAACCGGTCATTATGGGAATTCTCAATGTGACTCCTGACTCCTTTTACGATGGCGGCGAACATACGACTGTTGATGAGGCATTAAAAAAAGCGACAGCACTATTGCAGTCGGGCGCCCATATTCTTGATATCGGCGCGTATTCTTCCCGTCCGGGTGCTCCCCTGATATCCTCGCAGGAAGAGATGGACCGCGCACTTCCACCAATCCATGCTATCAAGAAAGCCTTTCCAGAAGCCATCCTATCCATCGACACATTTCGTGCAGACGTTGCTGCAGCTGCTATCGATGCCGGTGTGCATATTGTCAACGACGTATCCGGCGGTACACTTGACGAGGAGATGTTTGCAACTGTAGCTAAATACCAAGTGCCCTATATCCTGATGCATATGCGGGGCACCCCCGAGAATATGCAAGAGCAGACAACATACAGCGATATTGTAACGGATGTCGCCATTTTTCTGGGCGAACGGATAGCACAATTACGAGACCTTGGTGTGAAAGATATTATTATAGACCCCGGCTTTGGCTTCGCCAAAACAGTGGAACAAAACTATGAATTATTGTACCGCATCGAAGAGCTGCATTATTTTGGTCTCCCTATTTTAGGTGGCATATCCCGTAAATCGATGATCTACAAAAAATTAGGAATTACGGCGCAAGAAGCACTGAACGGCACCACAGCACTCAACACCTTATTGCTCGAGAGAGGTGTACAGCTGCTGCGTGTCCATGATGTCAAAGAAGCCAGACAGCTGGTTGATCTATTTTTCTAA
- a CDS encoding L-threonylcarbamoyladenylate synthase has product MSTFVEREDLNKALETLKNGGLILYPTDTIWGIGCDATNPEAVEKIYQLKGRDKTKSLIILLHNENQLASYVNDIPDVAYQLIEYTDKPLTIVYSNAKNLAPNAIAADGSIGIRVVKHAFCEQLLQRFRKPIISTSANISGEPSAKDFDEISPEIKNGVDYIVAYDRDVKTDGRSSTIMKLDSSGKFEFIRK; this is encoded by the coding sequence ATGAGCACATTTGTCGAACGTGAGGATTTGAATAAAGCACTGGAAACGCTAAAAAATGGTGGCCTGATCTTATACCCAACTGATACAATCTGGGGAATAGGCTGTGACGCCACCAATCCGGAGGCTGTAGAAAAAATCTATCAGCTGAAAGGACGCGATAAAACCAAGAGCCTAATCATCCTGCTGCATAACGAAAACCAATTGGCCAGTTATGTTAACGATATCCCAGATGTTGCTTATCAACTTATTGAATATACAGACAAACCCTTGACAATCGTCTACTCGAATGCCAAAAACCTGGCGCCCAATGCAATTGCGGCGGACGGATCCATTGGCATTCGAGTTGTCAAACATGCTTTTTGCGAACAACTTTTGCAGCGTTTTCGCAAACCCATTATCTCCACCTCAGCCAACATCAGCGGCGAACCTTCGGCAAAAGACTTTGATGAAATTTCACCTGAGATCAAAAACGGGGTTGATTATATTGTAGCATACGACAGGGATGTTAAGACCGATGGTAGATCGTCCACCATCATGAAACTCGATTCAAGTGGCAAATTTGAATTTATACGGAAATAA
- a CDS encoding c-type cytochrome: MKKRINVILSCLGLAAFVACGGSERQKTEKTTTTAAEMASSESTRMLDYKMDGSKGVGSVTSFEHKAFDAQLASKGVELFVAKCAMCHSFDRTVVGPSLDGVIKRRTPEWIMNMMLDPATMLEKDPDAKALSKDFSSPMVSLGLQREEARAILEYLRERNSGDK, from the coding sequence ATGAAAAAAAGAATCAATGTCATCCTTTCCTGTCTTGGCCTTGCAGCTTTTGTGGCTTGTGGCGGAAGCGAACGGCAAAAAACAGAAAAGACGACTACTACGGCAGCTGAGATGGCTTCGTCAGAGAGCACACGTATGCTGGATTACAAAATGGACGGGTCAAAAGGTGTGGGCTCGGTCACATCCTTCGAGCACAAAGCCTTTGATGCACAGCTGGCGAGCAAAGGCGTCGAATTATTTGTTGCCAAATGTGCCATGTGTCATAGCTTTGATAGAACTGTAGTAGGCCCATCGTTAGATGGTGTTATCAAGCGTCGTACTCCAGAATGGATTATGAACATGATGCTTGACCCAGCCACAATGCTAGAAAAAGATCCAGATGCAAAAGCATTAAGTAAAGACTTTTCGTCGCCGATGGTTAGCCTTGGACTACAGCGGGAGGAGGCAAGGGCGATTTTGGAATACTTGCGCGAACGTAATAGCGGGGATAAATAA
- the ytxJ gene encoding bacillithiol system redox-active protein YtxJ has protein sequence MINWIELNTEEQLEDLYQSDTRSAIFKHSTTCGISNMAKRSLERMANTADRDYTIYLLDLLRYRALSNEIAQRWQVEHQSPQIIIIEGKKSLYDASHGDIQFDELEKYL, from the coding sequence ATGATCAATTGGATAGAACTGAATACTGAAGAACAGCTGGAAGACCTTTATCAATCGGATACGAGATCAGCTATTTTCAAGCACAGCACCACCTGCGGGATTAGCAATATGGCCAAGCGAAGTCTTGAGCGCATGGCCAATACGGCCGACCGTGATTATACAATCTATCTCTTGGACCTGTTGCGTTATAGAGCACTATCCAACGAAATCGCGCAACGCTGGCAGGTTGAACACCAGTCCCCCCAGATTATTATTATTGAAGGCAAAAAGAGCCTGTATGATGCCTCCCATGGCGATATACAGTTTGATGAGCTCGAAAAATATCTCTAA